The DNA sequence CGGTGCTTCGATCATCGAACTGCTTTTCAGTCGCCGCGCCGAAACTGGGGCCACGCTGATCATCATCTCTCACGACGAGCACTTGGCCGAGCGCTGTGAACGCGTGGTCACCATCGGCGACGGGCGCATCGTCAACGATACCGGCAAGCGGTGAGCGCAGCCCTTCCCCTCGCGACCGCCTGGCGGATCGCCCGGCGTGACCTTTCCGCCCGGTTCAAGGGACTGCGGCTGCTGCTGGTCTGCCTGTTCCTGGGGGTCGGCGCGCTGGCGGCAATCGGTACGCTGACCAAGGCAATCGAGCGCGAATTGCAAACCCGCGGCCAGCTTATCCTGGGCGGCGATCTGCAGGTCGCCGTGTGGCAACGCGTGCCGGGCGATGCGGAAATGGCCGCCCTGCGCCAGCTTGGCCGGGTCTCGTCCGGCACGCGCCTGCAAGCCATGGTCAGCGCGGGCGACGCTGTTGCGCCGGTCGAACTGAAAGCCATCGACGCCAACTGGCCGCTCTATGGCCGGCTCACCCTGAAGGACGGTCGCAAGGTCGGCCAGCCGGATGCCGGCACGGCATGGATCGGCGAAGGCGTTGCTGCGCGCCTTGGCGTGGACAAGGGCGGCACGATCGCCATCGGCCCGCTGCGCCTGACGGTTGCAGGGATCATCGCGGACGAGCCGGACCGGCTTGGCGAGGGCATGGGCTTTGCCCCGCCTGTCATCGTGCGCGAGGATGTGCCCTATGCCGCCGGGCTGATCCAGCCGGGCGCCATGTATCGCAGCAAGGTGCGCGTGGCCTTTGACCAACCGCGCGAGACCGAACCGGTGGTAGAGAGCCTGCGCCGCCAGTTCCCCTCCGCCGGGTTCGACCTGCGCACCCGAGACCGCGCTTCGCCGGGGACCGAGCGCTTCATTGACCGGCTGGGCGAATTCCTCGTCCTCGTCGGCCTCGCGGCGCTCACCATCGCCGGCATCGGCATCGGCGGCGGCGTCGGCTCGTGGCTCGACAGCAAGCGTGGCTCGATTGCGGCGCTCAAGGTTCTGGGTGCCACAAGCAGCGACATCGCGCGGATCACCCTGATGCAAGTCATGGCCGTTGCCCTGCTAGGCACGCTGGCAGGGCTGGCGGCTGGCGTGATGGTCACGCCGCTGCTCACCAATGCGTTGCGGGGACTGCTGCCGGTGCCGGAGGGCTTCCCGATCGAGCCGCTCGCCCTGCTGCGTGCCGCGCTGTACGGGTTGCTGGTGGCGCTGGTGTTCACCGCCGTTCCGCTCGCCCGGGCACGCGCATTTCCAGCCATGGCCCTGCTGCGCGCGCGCGTATCGCCGCTGGGCCGCGAGTGGCGACGTGCGGCATGGCCCGTGGGCATCGGGCTGGCCCTGATCGTTGCGACTGCCATGCTGAGCGCCGCTCAGCCCATGGTGACTGCCCTGTTCCTTGCCGGTTCGGCGGCACTGCTCGGCCTGCTTGGCCTGCTGGGCTGGGCAGTCCGCCGCCTGGTCGCCCGGCTGCCGCGTCCGGCAAACCCCTTGCTGCGGACAGCCCTTGCCAACCTCCACCGGCCCGGTGCGCAAACCGGCGCGCTGGTGACCGCGCTGGGCTTCGGTCTTTCCGCCTTCGTCCTGCTGGCGGCGATATCGTCCAGCCTTGATGCGAACATTTCTGCCCGCGTACCGCAGCAGGCACCGGACTATTTCGTGCTCGACGTACCGAAGGACCGGCTCGGCCAGTTTACGCAGACCGTCCACCAGTTTGCACCGCAGGCCGAAGTGCGCACCGTGCCGGCGCTGCGCGGTGCCGTGCTTGCCTATGGCCAGCCGGGCAACATGGTCCGCATCGCCGATCTCAAGCAGCTTCCCGAAGGCGCAGGGCCACTGCGCGGCGAACGGGGGCTGACCTATTCGGATACCGTGCCCGAGGGCAACACGCTGGTCAGCGGCGAATGGTGGCCCAAGGACTATGCCGGGCCGCCGCTCGTATCCATCGATGCCGAGATTGCCGAGGCGGCAGGCCTGAAAGTGGGAGACAAGCTGGCGGTCAGCGTGCTGGGCGTCGAACGCGAAGTGACCATCGCCAGCCTGCGGCGGATCGACTGGGCGACGATGGGCTTCAACTATTTCCTCGTCTTCTCGCCCAATGCCCTGCGCGATGCCCCGCACAATTTCGCCGCCACGGTTGACGTTCCGCAAGCATCCCCGCCGGCAGAGCTTCTGCGCCAGCTTGCCCGCGCCTTCCCGTCCAGTTCGGTGATCGAAACCGGCCCGATGCTGCGTCAGGCGCGCGACCTGCTTTCGCAGATGAGCCTGGCGATCCTTGCGGCT is a window from the Novosphingobium sp. TH158 genome containing:
- a CDS encoding ABC transporter permease, which gives rise to MSAALPLATAWRIARRDLSARFKGLRLLLVCLFLGVGALAAIGTLTKAIERELQTRGQLILGGDLQVAVWQRVPGDAEMAALRQLGRVSSGTRLQAMVSAGDAVAPVELKAIDANWPLYGRLTLKDGRKVGQPDAGTAWIGEGVAARLGVDKGGTIAIGPLRLTVAGIIADEPDRLGEGMGFAPPVIVREDVPYAAGLIQPGAMYRSKVRVAFDQPRETEPVVESLRRQFPSAGFDLRTRDRASPGTERFIDRLGEFLVLVGLAALTIAGIGIGGGVGSWLDSKRGSIAALKVLGATSSDIARITLMQVMAVALLGTLAGLAAGVMVTPLLTNALRGLLPVPEGFPIEPLALLRAALYGLLVALVFTAVPLARARAFPAMALLRARVSPLGREWRRAAWPVGIGLALIVATAMLSAAQPMVTALFLAGSAALLGLLGLLGWAVRRLVARLPRPANPLLRTALANLHRPGAQTGALVTALGFGLSAFVLLAAISSSLDANISARVPQQAPDYFVLDVPKDRLGQFTQTVHQFAPQAEVRTVPALRGAVLAYGQPGNMVRIADLKQLPEGAGPLRGERGLTYSDTVPEGNTLVSGEWWPKDYAGPPLVSIDAEIAEAAGLKVGDKLAVSVLGVEREVTIASLRRIDWATMGFNYFLVFSPNALRDAPHNFAATVDVPQASPPAELLRQLARAFPSSSVIETGPMLRQARDLLSQMSLAILAAASVAVLAGIAVLLGAIAAARAARTYDSVILRVLGASRRQLLLVQLGEYGLLAALLGVVALVLGTGVSWLVIVQMFEFEWLPDWLEVLGVLGAGLLLVLAFALAASMPVLRTRPSQALREL